The following coding sequences are from one Oncorhynchus gorbuscha isolate QuinsamMale2020 ecotype Even-year unplaced genomic scaffold, OgorEven_v1.0 Un_scaffold_178:::fragment_2:::debris, whole genome shotgun sequence window:
- the LOC124017320 gene encoding T-lymphocyte activation antigen CD80-like isoform X2, which produces MTVDYGMCARRLLRRCVILFLVSVQFIQSKDVTMVIGEVGGAVTLPCTSDIQRLPNHLYVQRPDPNKFINGYHKTRDLPSPHPEYANRTQVDHTQGTMRLWSIRLSDEGLYECHIGYPTKNNQKNIQLSVTANYSTPNVTVACDNGSCLVTCSSDNGYPRRDVEWSLNPPLNQSHWGVVNSSVGTDPVSMLFSVFSSISINCSSGPLLNLSCAVGGALSQEHIVCRHPDISVVSVISAVSVIAAVLLCFLVLVSSSKKKKAQTARGGKGAASSEENVQLT; this is translated from the exons ATGACTGTG GACTACGGGATGTGTGCGCGTCGGCTGCTTCG AAGGTGTGTCATCTTATTCCTGGTATCGGTTCAGTTCATTCAAAGTAAAG ATGTCACCATGGTGATAGGAGAGGTGGGTGGGGCTGTGACCCTCCCCTGTACCTCTGACATCCAGAGACTCCCAAACCACCTGTATGTACAGAGACCTGACCCAAACAAGTTCATTAATGGCTACCATAAGACGAGGGACTTACCATCCCCTCACCCGGAGTATGCAAACCGTACTCAAGTAGACCACACACAGGGAACAATGAGGCTGTGGAGTATACGGCTGTCAGATGAGGGGCTGTACGAATGCCACATCGGATACCCAACCAAGAACAACCAGAAGAACATACAACTCAGTGTGACAG cCAACTACAGCACCCCCAATGTAACAGTGGCCTGTGACAACGGCAGCTGCTTGGTGACATGTTCCTCTGACAACGGTTACCCTCGTAGGGATGTTGAGTGGAGCCTGAACCCTCCTCTGAACCAGAGCCACTGGGGAGTAGTGAACAGCAGTGTGGGGACAGACCCGGTCTCTATGCTGTTCTCTGTCTTCAGTTCCATATCCATCAACTGCTCCTCTGGACCCCTGCTGAACCTCAGCTGTGCTGTAGGGGGCGCCCTCTCACAGGAACACATTGTCT GCAGGCATCCTGATATCTCTGTTGTCTCTGTGATCTCTGCTGTCTCTGTGATCgctgctgttctgctgtgttTCCTGGTTCTGGTATCGAGCAGCAAGAAAAAGAAGGCTCAGACAGCCAGAG GAGGAAAGGGAGCAGCAAGTTCAGAGGA AAATGTACAGCTGACCTGA
- the LOC124017320 gene encoding T-lymphocyte activation antigen CD80-like isoform X1 — MTVDYGMCARRLLRRCVILFLVSVQFIQSKDVTMVIGEVGGAVTLPCTSDIQRLPNHLYVQRPDPNKFINGYHKTRDLPSPHPEYANRTQVDHTQGTMRLWSIRLSDEGLYECHIGYPTKNNQKNIQLSVTANYSTPNVTVACDNGSCLVTCSSDNGYPRRDVEWSLNPPLNQSHWGVVNSSVGTDPVSMLFSVFSSISINCSSGPLLNLSCAVGGALSQEHIVCRHPDISVVSVISAVSVIAAVLLCFLVLVSSSKKKKAQTARGNQGKDDITCDRGDRLYCSLEMGPAG; from the exons ATGACTGTG GACTACGGGATGTGTGCGCGTCGGCTGCTTCG AAGGTGTGTCATCTTATTCCTGGTATCGGTTCAGTTCATTCAAAGTAAAG ATGTCACCATGGTGATAGGAGAGGTGGGTGGGGCTGTGACCCTCCCCTGTACCTCTGACATCCAGAGACTCCCAAACCACCTGTATGTACAGAGACCTGACCCAAACAAGTTCATTAATGGCTACCATAAGACGAGGGACTTACCATCCCCTCACCCGGAGTATGCAAACCGTACTCAAGTAGACCACACACAGGGAACAATGAGGCTGTGGAGTATACGGCTGTCAGATGAGGGGCTGTACGAATGCCACATCGGATACCCAACCAAGAACAACCAGAAGAACATACAACTCAGTGTGACAG cCAACTACAGCACCCCCAATGTAACAGTGGCCTGTGACAACGGCAGCTGCTTGGTGACATGTTCCTCTGACAACGGTTACCCTCGTAGGGATGTTGAGTGGAGCCTGAACCCTCCTCTGAACCAGAGCCACTGGGGAGTAGTGAACAGCAGTGTGGGGACAGACCCGGTCTCTATGCTGTTCTCTGTCTTCAGTTCCATATCCATCAACTGCTCCTCTGGACCCCTGCTGAACCTCAGCTGTGCTGTAGGGGGCGCCCTCTCACAGGAACACATTGTCT GCAGGCATCCTGATATCTCTGTTGTCTCTGTGATCTCTGCTGTCTCTGTGATCgctgctgttctgctgtgttTCCTGGTTCTGGTATCGAGCAGCAAGAAAAAGAAGGCTCAGACAGCCAGAGGTAATCAAGGGAAGGATGACATTACTTGtgatagaggagacagactgtATTGTTCCTTGGAAATGGGACCGGCAGGATGA